A window from Temnothorax longispinosus isolate EJ_2023e chromosome 1, Tlon_JGU_v1, whole genome shotgun sequence encodes these proteins:
- the LOC139808802 gene encoding uncharacterized protein isoform X1, which translates to MSDGITERKNNLFEDFYKTDNFDDSELQARLYEGIYYDFSIQTDSDIKGDSRTTDAPRTIQLDSMTTETNVKSDMLQHESEEQPLASKTAGADSQTMPSTDRTEFTQINTLAGREMNPSAHGCDNGSPEDLLVTQGKENEVNSSKNYKSSKYTKNEHQESFEKDHNDTAYSKYNVVSKCVKKQRLSAKQTDKDEDNSDSEESICEVPIPPKPEPPLIDLQDSDEETNTSSGIDLILKKWKNIASTKTNSRSTSNHELEVIEILSGRQNTSFKSKNTNTINPDKSIQTSTCVQEVTEDIVLNCTAIQRGAKSVSEIKQLSKSTVANQGSKSIEDKNQNCKKKSPQNKLKRKNENNTNLQQEMSVISGKKSQIRMQQNIDKSNVYNVRHTDQDNTNYGLRDSGLESCNPAIDGKRQCNNEVDNNPKQKRQCTIQQNNEDVMPQDNNGGKKKNATCNESILEEMRHYYNSSHGQENFDVGKLQQGMSKDPRMWAILDEDLMPCPSSRRRFWNVKCTNCHQEGHQRYDCLSPRGISCCHMCGMKGHMEFRCPQKMCLTCGKQQNTFRNTCEYCRVLYCTMCNSVGHEQEQCPDLWRRYHQTIDMNSAPQDLGNVMKPSRLLYCCNCTKRGHESSTCREYRWSENFPTPAVVTNYTDGPTYGSCAPSSSGSNPETDFLPSGATGSKTLISPNSTNIQHARTEDVEPSANIDTLSSRINFYILPKEAEDISQMEENSSPAVINIWPIRTKLRQTKVNNVKFIDIIYSYGHFRNKNHQDARMILKNLSMYFCSRKPMLKSLINRKVAPVFLNTLLEKPIEFEVKIGFTNRRNLQLHLLGMKEYIEELYDLLRYWLNLRDDEKDYGIDVTTPPINPIKMFNFLNSRMPQLEKMRFTCYAEHIGGMNDPRWIYSCINNEKIKLVQHEKNTKIYNQSRKKLWRLQTRLLMIANTESEPNRLVRMFQLFMRKFESDRHLMGERLDTSTYLRLILLYNQLFVPHTSENVRNMLRRIEFEEKKKNDEKNSQQMQQEITVRDQGNVVYNVYSSSTASCVPQNINFENYSAINQQNNEILVEGQNMNNIALETSKTTDRSCDEITIYSSTQDSKIIMPLNIEPVSLKDYERNESQLSTSEVNIEPNLFENKRNINVNNMVHIPRLTKTHKKRLKKLNIKIENSIATAVGLIRKARAFKVPHMMNAADEMQRRIRNQTIRPKHIKTLSKLVLIEEKYQKEVNVYCKNL; encoded by the exons ATGTCAGACGGCATCACTGAGAGGAAGAACAATTTGTTCGAAG ATTTTTACAAAACCGACAACTTTGATGATAGCGAGTTGCAGGCTCGATTGTATGAAGGAATCTACTATGATTTCTCGATTCAAACTGATTCGGACATTAAAGGTGATTCAAGAACCACAGATGCTCCAAGGACGATTCAACTTGATAGCATGACCACTGAGACGAATGTTAAATCAGACATGCTGCAACACGAATCTGAAGAGCAACCTTTGGCATCTAAAACCGCTGGAG CAGATTCTCAGACGATGCCCTCTACAGATCGGACAGAATTTACTCAAATCAATACATTGGCTGGTAGAGAGATGAATCCTTCGGCACATGGATGTGACAATGGAAGTCCAGAAGATCTTCTAGTTACACAAGGAAAGGAAAACGAAGTAAattcttctaaaaattataaatcttccAAATATACGAAAAATGAACATCAAGAAAGCTTTGAGAAAGACCATAATGATACAGCATATTCAAAGTACAATGTTGTTTCGAAATGTGTGAAGAAACAGAGGCTTTCAGCCAAACAAACCGATAAAGATGAAGACAATTCCGACTCTGAAGAATCCATATGTGAAGTACCTATTCCACCAAAACCAGAACCGCCGCTCATAGATTTGCAAGATTCTGATGAAGAAACCAATACAAGTTCAGGGATAGAtttgattttgaaaaaatggaaGAACATTGCTTCAACAAAAACAAATTCAAGAAGTACTTCAAATCATGAATTAGAAGTCATAGAAATATTAAGTGGTCGTCAGAATACATCTTTCAAAAGTAAGAATACCAATACAATAAATCCCGATAAAAGTATCCAAACATCAACTTGTGTGCAAGAAGTTACAGAAGATATTGTTTTGAATTGTACAGCAATTCAGAGAGGCGCTAAAAGTGTAAGTGAAATTAAGCAGCTGTCCAAAAGTACCGTGGCAAATCAAGGAAGTAAATCGATTGAGGATAAAAATCAaaactgcaagaaaaaatCACCGCAGAATaagttgaaaagaaaaaacgaaaataatacCAATCTTCAACAAGAAATGTCTGTAATATCaggaaaaaaatcacaaataaGGATGCAACAAAATATTGACAAAAGTAATGTATACAATGTTAGGCATACAGATCAAGACAATACAAACTATGGATTGCGTGACTCGGGACTGGAGTCATGTAATCCAGCAATAGACGGGAAGAGACAATGCAATAACGAGGTTGACAACAATCCTAAACAAAAGCGACAGTGCACGATACAGCAGAATAACGAAGACGTTATGCCGCAAGATAACAAtggtggaaaaaaaaagaacgcaaCGTGTAACGAGTCAATATTGGAGGAGATGAGACATTACTACAACTCGAGTCATGGCCAAGAGAATTTTGACGTTGGAAAGTTACAGCAAGGGATGTCAAAAGATCCACGAATGTGGGCGATCCTCGATGAAGACTTAATGCCGTGTCCCTCTAGCAGACGTAGATTTTGGAACGTCAAATGCACTAATTGCCATCAGGAAGGCCACCAGCGCTATGATTGTTTATCACCACGTGGAATATCGTGTTGCCACATGTGCGGTATGAAGGGCCACATGGAGTTTCGATGCCCGCAGAAGATGTGCCTGACATGTGGTAAGCAGCAGAACACATTTCGTAACACGTGTGAATATTGTCGCGTTCTATACTGTACTATGTGTAATTCGGTAGGACATGAACAAGAGCAATGTCCTGATCTTTGGCGACGATACCATCAGACGATCGACATGAATAGTGCACCGCAGGATCTGGGTAACGTGATGAAGCCATCGAGATTGTTGTATTGCTGTAATTGTACCAAGCGCGGTCATGAATCGTCCACATGCAGGGAATATCGATGGTCTGAGAACTTCCCTACTCCAGCTGTCGTCACAAATTATACAGATGGGCCCACATATGGCTCATGCGCGCCAAGTTCCTCTGGATCTAATCCCGAAACTGATTTCTTGCCGTCTGGCGCGACAGGAAGTAAAACATTGATTTCACCAAATTCTACTAATATACAACATGCAAGGACCGAAGACGTGGAACCTTCTGCCAATATAGACACGTTATCATcacgtattaatttttatattctaccaAAAGAAGCTGAGGACATTTCACAAATGGAAGAAAATTCTTCTCCCgcagtaattaatatttggcCCATAAGAACAAAGCTCAGACAAACCAAagtaaataacgtaaaatttattgacattATATATTCCTATGGTCATTTTCGCAACAAAAATCACCAGGACGCGCGGatgattttgaaaaatcttaGTATGTATTTTTGTAGCAGAAAACCTATGTTAAAGAGTTTAATAAACCGCAAGGTTGCTCCGGTTTTTCTTAACACATTGCTTGAGAAACCAATAGAGTTTGAAGTGAAGATAGGCTTTACCAACCGTCGGAATCTACAATTACACTTACTAGgaatgaaagaatatatagagGAGTTGTATGATTTGTTGAGGTATTGGCTTAACCTCCGAGATGATGAGAAAGATTATGGGATAGACGTGACTACTCCACCTATAAATCCTATAAAGATGTTCAACTTCCTGAATTCAAGAATGCCGCAACTCGAGAAAATGCGTTTCACATGTTATGCTGAACATATAGGAGGAATGAATGATCCGCGATGGATTTATAGTTGTATAAACAATGAGAAAATTAAGTTAGTACAACACGAAAAgaatacgaaaatatataatcagtCGCGAAAAAAGTTGTGGCGATTGCAAACCAGGCTTCTGATGATTGCCAATACGGAATCTGAACCAAATCGTTTAGTACGTatgtttcaactttttatGAGGAAATTCGAATCGGATCGACATCTGATGGGCGAAAGACTTGACACTTCCACTTATCTCAGACTTATTTTGCTTTACAATCAGCTATTTGTACCTCACACATCGGAGAACGTACGGAACATGTTACGTCGCATCGAGTTtgaggaaaagaagaagaatgatGAGAAAAATTCACAGCAGATGCAGCAGGAGATAACGGTACGTGACCAAGGAAACGTTGTGTACAATGTATATTCTTCATCCACGGCATCTTGCGTCCCACAGAACATCAACTTCGAAAATTATTCCGCAATTAATCAAcagaataatgaaatattagtTGAGGGACAAAATATGAACAATATTGCGCTTGAGACGAGCAAAACAACGGATCGCAGTTGCGATGAGATAACAATATATTCTTCTACGCAGGATTCTAAGATTATTATGCCATTAAATATCGAGCCCGTGTCGCTTAAAGATTATGAAAGAAACGAAAGTCAATTATCAACAAGCGAAGTAAACATCGAACCTAatctatttgaaaataaacggAACATAAATGTGAATAACATGGTACACATACCACGTTTGACGAAAACACAcaaaaagagattaaaaaaattaaatatcaaaatagaGAATAGTATAGCTACAGCGGTAGGTCTTATAAGAAAGGCTCGTGCTTTTAAAGTACCACATATGATGAATGCAGCAGACGAAATGCAAAGACGGATTAGGAATCAGACAATTAGGCCCAAGCATATCAAGACGTTGTCTAAATTGGTTTTGATAGAGGAGAAATATCAAAAAGAGGTAAatgtatattgcaaaaatttgtaa
- the LOC139808802 gene encoding uncharacterized protein isoform X2 has product MSDGITERKNNLFEDFYKTDNFDDSELQARLYEGIYYDFSIQTDSDIKGDSRTTDAPRTIQLDSMTTETNVKSDMLQHESEEQPLASKTAGDSQTMPSTDRTEFTQINTLAGREMNPSAHGCDNGSPEDLLVTQGKENEVNSSKNYKSSKYTKNEHQESFEKDHNDTAYSKYNVVSKCVKKQRLSAKQTDKDEDNSDSEESICEVPIPPKPEPPLIDLQDSDEETNTSSGIDLILKKWKNIASTKTNSRSTSNHELEVIEILSGRQNTSFKSKNTNTINPDKSIQTSTCVQEVTEDIVLNCTAIQRGAKSVSEIKQLSKSTVANQGSKSIEDKNQNCKKKSPQNKLKRKNENNTNLQQEMSVISGKKSQIRMQQNIDKSNVYNVRHTDQDNTNYGLRDSGLESCNPAIDGKRQCNNEVDNNPKQKRQCTIQQNNEDVMPQDNNGGKKKNATCNESILEEMRHYYNSSHGQENFDVGKLQQGMSKDPRMWAILDEDLMPCPSSRRRFWNVKCTNCHQEGHQRYDCLSPRGISCCHMCGMKGHMEFRCPQKMCLTCGKQQNTFRNTCEYCRVLYCTMCNSVGHEQEQCPDLWRRYHQTIDMNSAPQDLGNVMKPSRLLYCCNCTKRGHESSTCREYRWSENFPTPAVVTNYTDGPTYGSCAPSSSGSNPETDFLPSGATGSKTLISPNSTNIQHARTEDVEPSANIDTLSSRINFYILPKEAEDISQMEENSSPAVINIWPIRTKLRQTKVNNVKFIDIIYSYGHFRNKNHQDARMILKNLSMYFCSRKPMLKSLINRKVAPVFLNTLLEKPIEFEVKIGFTNRRNLQLHLLGMKEYIEELYDLLRYWLNLRDDEKDYGIDVTTPPINPIKMFNFLNSRMPQLEKMRFTCYAEHIGGMNDPRWIYSCINNEKIKLVQHEKNTKIYNQSRKKLWRLQTRLLMIANTESEPNRLVRMFQLFMRKFESDRHLMGERLDTSTYLRLILLYNQLFVPHTSENVRNMLRRIEFEEKKKNDEKNSQQMQQEITVRDQGNVVYNVYSSSTASCVPQNINFENYSAINQQNNEILVEGQNMNNIALETSKTTDRSCDEITIYSSTQDSKIIMPLNIEPVSLKDYERNESQLSTSEVNIEPNLFENKRNINVNNMVHIPRLTKTHKKRLKKLNIKIENSIATAVGLIRKARAFKVPHMMNAADEMQRRIRNQTIRPKHIKTLSKLVLIEEKYQKEVNVYCKNL; this is encoded by the exons ATGTCAGACGGCATCACTGAGAGGAAGAACAATTTGTTCGAAG ATTTTTACAAAACCGACAACTTTGATGATAGCGAGTTGCAGGCTCGATTGTATGAAGGAATCTACTATGATTTCTCGATTCAAACTGATTCGGACATTAAAGGTGATTCAAGAACCACAGATGCTCCAAGGACGATTCAACTTGATAGCATGACCACTGAGACGAATGTTAAATCAGACATGCTGCAACACGAATCTGAAGAGCAACCTTTGGCATCTAAAACCGCTGGAG ATTCTCAGACGATGCCCTCTACAGATCGGACAGAATTTACTCAAATCAATACATTGGCTGGTAGAGAGATGAATCCTTCGGCACATGGATGTGACAATGGAAGTCCAGAAGATCTTCTAGTTACACAAGGAAAGGAAAACGAAGTAAattcttctaaaaattataaatcttccAAATATACGAAAAATGAACATCAAGAAAGCTTTGAGAAAGACCATAATGATACAGCATATTCAAAGTACAATGTTGTTTCGAAATGTGTGAAGAAACAGAGGCTTTCAGCCAAACAAACCGATAAAGATGAAGACAATTCCGACTCTGAAGAATCCATATGTGAAGTACCTATTCCACCAAAACCAGAACCGCCGCTCATAGATTTGCAAGATTCTGATGAAGAAACCAATACAAGTTCAGGGATAGAtttgattttgaaaaaatggaaGAACATTGCTTCAACAAAAACAAATTCAAGAAGTACTTCAAATCATGAATTAGAAGTCATAGAAATATTAAGTGGTCGTCAGAATACATCTTTCAAAAGTAAGAATACCAATACAATAAATCCCGATAAAAGTATCCAAACATCAACTTGTGTGCAAGAAGTTACAGAAGATATTGTTTTGAATTGTACAGCAATTCAGAGAGGCGCTAAAAGTGTAAGTGAAATTAAGCAGCTGTCCAAAAGTACCGTGGCAAATCAAGGAAGTAAATCGATTGAGGATAAAAATCAaaactgcaagaaaaaatCACCGCAGAATaagttgaaaagaaaaaacgaaaataatacCAATCTTCAACAAGAAATGTCTGTAATATCaggaaaaaaatcacaaataaGGATGCAACAAAATATTGACAAAAGTAATGTATACAATGTTAGGCATACAGATCAAGACAATACAAACTATGGATTGCGTGACTCGGGACTGGAGTCATGTAATCCAGCAATAGACGGGAAGAGACAATGCAATAACGAGGTTGACAACAATCCTAAACAAAAGCGACAGTGCACGATACAGCAGAATAACGAAGACGTTATGCCGCAAGATAACAAtggtggaaaaaaaaagaacgcaaCGTGTAACGAGTCAATATTGGAGGAGATGAGACATTACTACAACTCGAGTCATGGCCAAGAGAATTTTGACGTTGGAAAGTTACAGCAAGGGATGTCAAAAGATCCACGAATGTGGGCGATCCTCGATGAAGACTTAATGCCGTGTCCCTCTAGCAGACGTAGATTTTGGAACGTCAAATGCACTAATTGCCATCAGGAAGGCCACCAGCGCTATGATTGTTTATCACCACGTGGAATATCGTGTTGCCACATGTGCGGTATGAAGGGCCACATGGAGTTTCGATGCCCGCAGAAGATGTGCCTGACATGTGGTAAGCAGCAGAACACATTTCGTAACACGTGTGAATATTGTCGCGTTCTATACTGTACTATGTGTAATTCGGTAGGACATGAACAAGAGCAATGTCCTGATCTTTGGCGACGATACCATCAGACGATCGACATGAATAGTGCACCGCAGGATCTGGGTAACGTGATGAAGCCATCGAGATTGTTGTATTGCTGTAATTGTACCAAGCGCGGTCATGAATCGTCCACATGCAGGGAATATCGATGGTCTGAGAACTTCCCTACTCCAGCTGTCGTCACAAATTATACAGATGGGCCCACATATGGCTCATGCGCGCCAAGTTCCTCTGGATCTAATCCCGAAACTGATTTCTTGCCGTCTGGCGCGACAGGAAGTAAAACATTGATTTCACCAAATTCTACTAATATACAACATGCAAGGACCGAAGACGTGGAACCTTCTGCCAATATAGACACGTTATCATcacgtattaatttttatattctaccaAAAGAAGCTGAGGACATTTCACAAATGGAAGAAAATTCTTCTCCCgcagtaattaatatttggcCCATAAGAACAAAGCTCAGACAAACCAAagtaaataacgtaaaatttattgacattATATATTCCTATGGTCATTTTCGCAACAAAAATCACCAGGACGCGCGGatgattttgaaaaatcttaGTATGTATTTTTGTAGCAGAAAACCTATGTTAAAGAGTTTAATAAACCGCAAGGTTGCTCCGGTTTTTCTTAACACATTGCTTGAGAAACCAATAGAGTTTGAAGTGAAGATAGGCTTTACCAACCGTCGGAATCTACAATTACACTTACTAGgaatgaaagaatatatagagGAGTTGTATGATTTGTTGAGGTATTGGCTTAACCTCCGAGATGATGAGAAAGATTATGGGATAGACGTGACTACTCCACCTATAAATCCTATAAAGATGTTCAACTTCCTGAATTCAAGAATGCCGCAACTCGAGAAAATGCGTTTCACATGTTATGCTGAACATATAGGAGGAATGAATGATCCGCGATGGATTTATAGTTGTATAAACAATGAGAAAATTAAGTTAGTACAACACGAAAAgaatacgaaaatatataatcagtCGCGAAAAAAGTTGTGGCGATTGCAAACCAGGCTTCTGATGATTGCCAATACGGAATCTGAACCAAATCGTTTAGTACGTatgtttcaactttttatGAGGAAATTCGAATCGGATCGACATCTGATGGGCGAAAGACTTGACACTTCCACTTATCTCAGACTTATTTTGCTTTACAATCAGCTATTTGTACCTCACACATCGGAGAACGTACGGAACATGTTACGTCGCATCGAGTTtgaggaaaagaagaagaatgatGAGAAAAATTCACAGCAGATGCAGCAGGAGATAACGGTACGTGACCAAGGAAACGTTGTGTACAATGTATATTCTTCATCCACGGCATCTTGCGTCCCACAGAACATCAACTTCGAAAATTATTCCGCAATTAATCAAcagaataatgaaatattagtTGAGGGACAAAATATGAACAATATTGCGCTTGAGACGAGCAAAACAACGGATCGCAGTTGCGATGAGATAACAATATATTCTTCTACGCAGGATTCTAAGATTATTATGCCATTAAATATCGAGCCCGTGTCGCTTAAAGATTATGAAAGAAACGAAAGTCAATTATCAACAAGCGAAGTAAACATCGAACCTAatctatttgaaaataaacggAACATAAATGTGAATAACATGGTACACATACCACGTTTGACGAAAACACAcaaaaagagattaaaaaaattaaatatcaaaatagaGAATAGTATAGCTACAGCGGTAGGTCTTATAAGAAAGGCTCGTGCTTTTAAAGTACCACATATGATGAATGCAGCAGACGAAATGCAAAGACGGATTAGGAATCAGACAATTAGGCCCAAGCATATCAAGACGTTGTCTAAATTGGTTTTGATAGAGGAGAAATATCAAAAAGAGGTAAatgtatattgcaaaaatttgtaa
- the LOC139808802 gene encoding uncharacterized protein isoform X4 — protein MSDGITERKNNLFEDFYKTDNFDDSELQARLYEGIYYDFSIQTDSDIKGDSRTTDAPRTIQLDSMTTETNVKSDMLQHESEEQPLASKTAGADSQTMPSTDRTEFTQINTLAGREMNPSAHGCDNGSPEDLLVTQGKENEVNSSKNYKSSKYTKNEHQESFEKDHNDTAYSKYNVVSKCVKKQRLSAKQTDKDEDNSDSEESICEVPIPPKPEPPLIDLQDSDEETNTSSGIDLILKKWKNIASTKTNSRSTSNHELEVIEILSGRQNTSFKSKNTNTINPDKSIQTSTCVQEVTEDIVLNCTAIQRGAKSVSEIKQLSKSTVANQGSKSIEDKNQNCKKKSPQNKLKRKNENNTNLQQEMSVISGKKSQIRMQQNIDKSNVYNVRHTDQDNTNYGLRDSGLESCNPAIDGKRQCNNEVDNNPKQKRQCTIQQNNEDVMPQDNNGGKKKNATCNESILEEMRHYYNSSHGQENFDVGKLQQGMSKDPRMWAILDEDLMPCPSSRRRFWNVKCTNCHQEGHQRYDCLSPRGISCCHMCGMKGHMEFRCPQKMCLTCGKQQNTFRNTCEYCRVLYCTMCNSVGHEQEQCPDLWRRYHQTIDMNSAPQDLGNVMKPSRLLYCCNCTKRGHESSTCREYRWSENFPTPAVVTNYTDGPTYGSCAPSSSGSNPETDFLPSGATGSKTLISPNSTNIQHARTEDVEPSANIDTLSSRINFYILPKEAEDISQMEENSSPAVINIWPIRTKLRQTKVNNVKFIDIIYSYGHFRNKNHQDARMILKNLSMYFCSRKPMLKSLINRKVAPVFLNTLLEKPIEFEVKIGFTNRRNLQLHLLGMKEYIEELYDLLRYWLNLRDDEKDYGIDVTTPPINPIKMFNFLNSRMPQLEKMRFTCYAEHIGGMNDPRWIYSCINNEKIKLVQHEKNTKIYNQSRKKLWRLQTRLLMIANTESEPNRLLFVPHTSENVRNMLRRIEFEEKKKNDEKNSQQMQQEITVRDQGNVVYNVYSSSTASCVPQNINFENYSAINQQNNEILVEGQNMNNIALETSKTTDRSCDEITIYSSTQDSKIIMPLNIEPVSLKDYERNESQLSTSEVNIEPNLFENKRNINVNNMVHIPRLTKTHKKRLKKLNIKIENSIATAVGLIRKARAFKVPHMMNAADEMQRRIRNQTIRPKHIKTLSKLVLIEEKYQKEVNVYCKNL, from the exons ATGTCAGACGGCATCACTGAGAGGAAGAACAATTTGTTCGAAG ATTTTTACAAAACCGACAACTTTGATGATAGCGAGTTGCAGGCTCGATTGTATGAAGGAATCTACTATGATTTCTCGATTCAAACTGATTCGGACATTAAAGGTGATTCAAGAACCACAGATGCTCCAAGGACGATTCAACTTGATAGCATGACCACTGAGACGAATGTTAAATCAGACATGCTGCAACACGAATCTGAAGAGCAACCTTTGGCATCTAAAACCGCTGGAG CAGATTCTCAGACGATGCCCTCTACAGATCGGACAGAATTTACTCAAATCAATACATTGGCTGGTAGAGAGATGAATCCTTCGGCACATGGATGTGACAATGGAAGTCCAGAAGATCTTCTAGTTACACAAGGAAAGGAAAACGAAGTAAattcttctaaaaattataaatcttccAAATATACGAAAAATGAACATCAAGAAAGCTTTGAGAAAGACCATAATGATACAGCATATTCAAAGTACAATGTTGTTTCGAAATGTGTGAAGAAACAGAGGCTTTCAGCCAAACAAACCGATAAAGATGAAGACAATTCCGACTCTGAAGAATCCATATGTGAAGTACCTATTCCACCAAAACCAGAACCGCCGCTCATAGATTTGCAAGATTCTGATGAAGAAACCAATACAAGTTCAGGGATAGAtttgattttgaaaaaatggaaGAACATTGCTTCAACAAAAACAAATTCAAGAAGTACTTCAAATCATGAATTAGAAGTCATAGAAATATTAAGTGGTCGTCAGAATACATCTTTCAAAAGTAAGAATACCAATACAATAAATCCCGATAAAAGTATCCAAACATCAACTTGTGTGCAAGAAGTTACAGAAGATATTGTTTTGAATTGTACAGCAATTCAGAGAGGCGCTAAAAGTGTAAGTGAAATTAAGCAGCTGTCCAAAAGTACCGTGGCAAATCAAGGAAGTAAATCGATTGAGGATAAAAATCAaaactgcaagaaaaaatCACCGCAGAATaagttgaaaagaaaaaacgaaaataatacCAATCTTCAACAAGAAATGTCTGTAATATCaggaaaaaaatcacaaataaGGATGCAACAAAATATTGACAAAAGTAATGTATACAATGTTAGGCATACAGATCAAGACAATACAAACTATGGATTGCGTGACTCGGGACTGGAGTCATGTAATCCAGCAATAGACGGGAAGAGACAATGCAATAACGAGGTTGACAACAATCCTAAACAAAAGCGACAGTGCACGATACAGCAGAATAACGAAGACGTTATGCCGCAAGATAACAAtggtggaaaaaaaaagaacgcaaCGTGTAACGAGTCAATATTGGAGGAGATGAGACATTACTACAACTCGAGTCATGGCCAAGAGAATTTTGACGTTGGAAAGTTACAGCAAGGGATGTCAAAAGATCCACGAATGTGGGCGATCCTCGATGAAGACTTAATGCCGTGTCCCTCTAGCAGACGTAGATTTTGGAACGTCAAATGCACTAATTGCCATCAGGAAGGCCACCAGCGCTATGATTGTTTATCACCACGTGGAATATCGTGTTGCCACATGTGCGGTATGAAGGGCCACATGGAGTTTCGATGCCCGCAGAAGATGTGCCTGACATGTGGTAAGCAGCAGAACACATTTCGTAACACGTGTGAATATTGTCGCGTTCTATACTGTACTATGTGTAATTCGGTAGGACATGAACAAGAGCAATGTCCTGATCTTTGGCGACGATACCATCAGACGATCGACATGAATAGTGCACCGCAGGATCTGGGTAACGTGATGAAGCCATCGAGATTGTTGTATTGCTGTAATTGTACCAAGCGCGGTCATGAATCGTCCACATGCAGGGAATATCGATGGTCTGAGAACTTCCCTACTCCAGCTGTCGTCACAAATTATACAGATGGGCCCACATATGGCTCATGCGCGCCAAGTTCCTCTGGATCTAATCCCGAAACTGATTTCTTGCCGTCTGGCGCGACAGGAAGTAAAACATTGATTTCACCAAATTCTACTAATATACAACATGCAAGGACCGAAGACGTGGAACCTTCTGCCAATATAGACACGTTATCATcacgtattaatttttatattctaccaAAAGAAGCTGAGGACATTTCACAAATGGAAGAAAATTCTTCTCCCgcagtaattaatatttggcCCATAAGAACAAAGCTCAGACAAACCAAagtaaataacgtaaaatttattgacattATATATTCCTATGGTCATTTTCGCAACAAAAATCACCAGGACGCGCGGatgattttgaaaaatcttaGTATGTATTTTTGTAGCAGAAAACCTATGTTAAAGAGTTTAATAAACCGCAAGGTTGCTCCGGTTTTTCTTAACACATTGCTTGAGAAACCAATAGAGTTTGAAGTGAAGATAGGCTTTACCAACCGTCGGAATCTACAATTACACTTACTAGgaatgaaagaatatatagagGAGTTGTATGATTTGTTGAGGTATTGGCTTAACCTCCGAGATGATGAGAAAGATTATGGGATAGACGTGACTACTCCACCTATAAATCCTATAAAGATGTTCAACTTCCTGAATTCAAGAATGCCGCAACTCGAGAAAATGCGTTTCACATGTTATGCTGAACATATAGGAGGAATGAATGATCCGCGATGGATTTATAGTTGTATAAACAATGAGAAAATTAAGTTAGTACAACACGAAAAgaatacgaaaatatataatcagtCGCGAAAAAAGTTGTGGCGATTGCAAACCAGGCTTCTGATGATTGCCAATACGGAATCTGAACCAAATCGTTTA CTATTTGTACCTCACACATCGGAGAACGTACGGAACATGTTACGTCGCATCGAGTTtgaggaaaagaagaagaatgatGAGAAAAATTCACAGCAGATGCAGCAGGAGATAACGGTACGTGACCAAGGAAACGTTGTGTACAATGTATATTCTTCATCCACGGCATCTTGCGTCCCACAGAACATCAACTTCGAAAATTATTCCGCAATTAATCAAcagaataatgaaatattagtTGAGGGACAAAATATGAACAATATTGCGCTTGAGACGAGCAAAACAACGGATCGCAGTTGCGATGAGATAACAATATATTCTTCTACGCAGGATTCTAAGATTATTATGCCATTAAATATCGAGCCCGTGTCGCTTAAAGATTATGAAAGAAACGAAAGTCAATTATCAACAAGCGAAGTAAACATCGAACCTAatctatttgaaaataaacggAACATAAATGTGAATAACATGGTACACATACCACGTTTGACGAAAACACAcaaaaagagattaaaaaaattaaatatcaaaatagaGAATAGTATAGCTACAGCGGTAGGTCTTATAAGAAAGGCTCGTGCTTTTAAAGTACCACATATGATGAATGCAGCAGACGAAATGCAAAGACGGATTAGGAATCAGACAATTAGGCCCAAGCATATCAAGACGTTGTCTAAATTGGTTTTGATAGAGGAGAAATATCAAAAAGAGGTAAatgtatattgcaaaaatttgtaa